The proteins below are encoded in one region of Methanosarcina barkeri 3:
- a CDS encoding fasciclin domain-containing protein, whose protein sequence is MGGKDIRKSGTLVVLLLTILVISGCAENAQDNKTGPENEERITPVEDATPNVTEQVTEPASENTGEGSMSGQEETSMDEGKEVIIPDEENSDQGNETSSENLDNNLTIIQTAEGAGYTTFASLARDAGLEDILSKGGPYTVFAPTDIAFESLPEGTLDDLRNDKERLNRVLTCYVINGEYMASDLKNVDTLDSLETEKLTVNTTTEGQIMVEDAIITEPDIVAGNGVVHGIDKLVIPLEV, encoded by the coding sequence TTGGGGGGAAAAGATATTAGAAAATCTGGGACTCTTGTAGTTTTACTTTTAACAATATTAGTTATTTCTGGCTGTGCGGAAAATGCCCAGGACAATAAAACAGGACCTGAGAATGAAGAAAGGATAACTCCAGTGGAAGATGCTACTCCTAATGTAACAGAACAAGTTACAGAACCGGCAAGCGAAAATACTGGAGAAGGATCAATGTCTGGTCAGGAGGAAACCTCCATGGATGAAGGAAAAGAAGTCATAATACCGGATGAAGAAAACTCCGACCAGGGCAATGAAACTTCTTCGGAAAATTTAGACAACAATTTGACAATTATTCAAACTGCAGAAGGGGCAGGATATACCACCTTTGCTTCACTTGCAAGGGATGCAGGACTTGAGGACATTCTTAGTAAAGGAGGACCTTATACTGTCTTCGCTCCTACTGACATAGCCTTTGAGAGCCTTCCAGAAGGCACGCTTGATGACCTTCGTAATGATAAAGAGAGGCTGAACCGTGTACTGACTTGTTATGTAATCAACGGAGAATACATGGCCTCAGATCTTAAAAATGTTGATACCCTGGATTCCCTGGAGACCGAAAAACTAACTGTGAATACCACAACTGAAGGACAGATAATGGTAGAAGACGCAATTATAACAGAGCCTGATATCGTTGCAGGTAATGGAGTAGTACATGGAATTGATAAATTAGTGATTCCATTAGAAGTCTAA